The following are encoded together in the Phaseolus vulgaris cultivar G19833 chromosome 9, P. vulgaris v2.0, whole genome shotgun sequence genome:
- the LOC137820383 gene encoding eukaryotic translation initiation factor 3 subunit B-like encodes MADVMVMKEIEDTALRLGLDLSTLDLDSIRLPPGENCGIVSDDDEVYQEDNLEFESGFGNIIVVDSLPVVPKEKFEKLEGVVRKIYSQIGVIKEDGLWMPVDPETDKTLGYCFIEYNTPQEAELAKEKTHGYKLDRAHIFCVSMFDDFDRFMKVPNEWALPETKPYAPGENLQHWLTDAKARDQFVIRAGSDTEVLWNDARHLKPDPVYKRAFWTESFVQWSPLGTYLATVHRQGAAVWGGSSSFNRLMRYAHPQVKLIDFSPGEKYLVTYSSNEPSNPRDANRVVINIFDVRTGKVMRDFKGSADDFAVGGAGGVTGVSWPVFKWSGGRDDKYFARMGKNVLSVYETETFSLVDKKSLKVENIMDFCWSPTDPIIALFVPEMGGGNQPARVSLIQVPSKEELRQKNLFSVSDCKIYWQSNGDYLAVNVERYTKTKKSTYTGFELFRIKERDIPIEVLELENKNDKIIAFAWEPKGHRFVVIHGDNPKPDVSIYSMRTGQNSRVSKLTTLKGKQANALFWSPAGRYIVLAGLKGFNGQLEFYNVDELETMATAEHFMATDIEWDPTGRYVATAVTSVHEMENGFNIWSFNGKHLYRILKDHFFQFLWRPRPPSFLSPEKEEEIAKNLKKYSKKYEAEDQDVSLLLSEQERDKRRMLKEDWDKWIHEWKRIHEEESLHRQKLRDGEASDEEEEYEAKDIEVEEVIDVSEEVLHLEYGQE; translated from the exons ATGGCGGATGTCATGGTAATGAAGGAGATCGAAGACACGGCGCTGCGTCTCGGCCTTGATCTCTCCACACTCGATCTCGACTCCATTCGTCTTCCTCCCGGCGAAAACTGTGGAATTGTCAG CGATGACGATGAAGTTTACCAGGAGGATAATCTCGAGTTCGAGTCTGGATTTGGTAACATCATTGTCGTGGATAGCCTCCCCGTCGTTCCGAAGGAGAAGTTTGAGAAGCTCGAAGGAGTGGTTAGGAAAATTTATAGTCAGATTGGTGTTATAAAAGAGGATGGTCTCTGGATGCCTGTTGATCCTGAAACTGATAAAACCCTGGGATACTGCTTCATTGAGTACAATACTCCTCAG gaaGCAGAGCTTGCTAAAGAGAAGACTCATGGGTACAAATTGGATCGTGCACATATATTTTGCGTGAGCATGTTTGATGACTTTGACAGGTTTATGAAGGTTCCGAATGAGTGGGCTCTTCCTGAAACAAAGCCATATGCTCCAGGG GAAAATCTTCAACACTGGCTCACTGATGCAAAGGCCAGAGACCAGTTTGTGATTCGTGCTGGTTCAGATACTGAGGTTTTGTGGAATGATGCAAGGCATTTGAAGCCTGATCCTGTTTATAAGCGGGCT TTTTGGACAGAAAGTTTTGTCCAATGGTCTCCTCTGGGGACATACTTGGCCACTGTTCACAGACAGGGGGCAGCTGTCTGGGGAGGTTCTTCAAGCTTTAACAGACTTATGCGATATGCACATCCTCAG GTAAAACTTATTGATTTTTCACCTGGTGAAAAGTATCTGGTAACTTATAGTAGCAATGAACCAAGCAATCCCCGAGATGCCAAT AGGGTTGTGATTAATATATTTGATGTGAGAACTGGCAAGGTGATGAGGGACTTTAAAGGTAGTGCCGATGATTTTGCAGTTGGAGGGGCTGGGGGTGTCACAGGAGTTTCATGGCCTGTTTTCAA GTGGAGTGGTGGAAGAGATGATAAATACTTTGCAAGGATGGGAAAAAATGTACTCTCTGTGTATGAGACCGAGACCTTTTCTCTCGTTGACAAGAAGTCTCTGAAGGTTGAAAATATAATGGATTTCTGCTGGTCTCCAACTGATCCAATTATTGCTCTCTTTGTTCCTGAGATGGGGGGTGGAAACCAGCCTGCGAGG GTGAGTTTGATCCAAGTCCCCAGCAAAGAAGAACTCAGGCAGAAGAACCTTTTCAGTGTCAGTGACTGCAAGATCTACTGGCAAAGCAATGGAGACTACCTTGCTGTTAATGTAGAACGctatacaaaaacaaaaaagagcACATACACAGGATTTGAGCTTTTCCGAATAAAAGAACGAGACATACCTATTGAGGTATTGGAGCTTGAAAATAAGAATGATAAGATCATTGCATTTGCTTGGGAGCCAAAAGGCCATAGGTTTGTGGTTATTCATGGTGATAACCCTAAGCCTGATGTAAGCATTTATTCCATGCGCACTGGTCAGAATAGCCGAGTTTCAAAACTCACTACTCTGAAAGGCAAGCAAGCAAATGCTCTATTTTGGTCACCTGCAGGTCGCTACATTGTACTAGCTGGGCTGAAAGGGTTTAATGGGCAGTTGGAATTTTACAATGTTGATGAACTTGAAACCATGGCTACTGCTGAACATTTTATGGCAACAGATATTGAATGGGATCCAACTGGAAG GTATGTCGCAACTGCTGTGACATCAGTTCATGAAATGGAAAATGGTTTCAATATATGGTCTTTTAATGGCAAACATCTATATCGGATTCTGAAGGATCACTTCTTTCAG ttCTTGTGGAGACCAAGACCACCATCTTTCTTGAGCCCCGAGAAAGAGGAAGAGATTGCCAAGAATTTGAAGAAGTACAGCAAGAAATATGAGGCAGAAGATCAAGATGTCTCGCTGCTGTTGAGTGAGCAAGAACGTGATAAGCGGAGGATGTTGAAAGAAGATTGGGACAAGTGGATCCATGAATGGAAGAGGATCCACGAAGAAGAGAGCTTACATAGACAAAAGCTCAGGGATGGGGAAGCTAGTGATGAAGAGGAAGAGTACGAGGCGAAGGACATTGAAGTGGAGGAAGTCATTGATGTATCAGAAGAGGTCCTTCACCTTGAGTACGGTCAAGAGTGA
- the LOC137820384 gene encoding eukaryotic translation initiation factor 3 subunit B-like, which yields MADVMVMKEIEDTALRLGLDLSTLDLDSVRLPPGENCGIVSDDDEVYQEDNLEFESGFGNIIVVDNLPVVPKEKFEKLEGVVRKIYSQIGVIKEDGLWMPVDPETDKTLGYCFIEYNTPQEAELAKEKTHGYKLDRAHIFCVSMFDDFDRFMKVPNEWAPPETKPYAPGENLQHWLTDAKARDQFVIRAGSDTEVLWNDARHLKPDPVYKRAFWTESFVQWSPLGTYLATVHRQGAAVWGGSSSFNRLMRYAHPQVKLIDFSPGEKYLVTYSSNEPSNPRDANRVVINIFDVRTGKVMRDFKGSADDFAVGGAGGVTGVSWPVFKWSGGRDDKYFARMGKNVLSVYETETFSLVDKKSLKVENIMDFCWSPTDPIIALFVPEMGGGNQPARVSLIQVPSKEELRQKNLFSVSDCKIYWQSNGDYLAVNVERYTKTKKSTYTGFELFRIKERDIPIEVLELENKNDKIIAFAWEPKGHRFVVIHGDNPKPDVSIYSMRTGQNSRVSKLTTLKGKQANALFWSPAGRYIVLAGLKGFNGQLEFYNVDELETMATAEHFMATDIEWDPTGRYVATAVTSVHEMENGFNIWSFNGKHLYRILKDHFFQFLWRPRPPSFLSPEKEEEIAKNLKKYSKKYEAEDQDVSLLLSEQERDKRRMLKEDWDKWIHEWKRIHEEESLHRQKLRDGEASDEEEEYEAKDIEVEEVIDVSEEVLHLEYGQE from the exons ATGGCGGATGTCATGGTAATGAAGGAGATCGAAGACACGGCGCTGCGTCTCGGCCTTGATCTCTCCACTCTCGATCTCGACTCCGTTCGTCTTCCTCCCGGCGAAAACTGTGGAATTGTCAG CGATGACGATGAAGTTTACCAGGAGGATAATCTCGAGTTCGAGTCTGGATTTGGTAACATCATTGTCGTGGATAACCTCCCCGTCGTTCCGAAGGAGAAGTTTGAAAAGCTCGAAGGAGTTGTTCGGAAAATTTATAGTCAGATTGGTGTTATAAAAGAGGATGGCCTCTGGATGCCGGTTGATCCTGAAACTGATAAAACCCTGGGATACTGCTTCATTGAGTACAATACTCCTCAG GAAGCAGAGCTTGCTAAAGAGAAGACTCATGGGTACAAATTGGATCGGGCACATATATTTTGTGTGAGCATGTTTGATGACTTTGACAGGTTTATGAAGGTTCCGAATGAGTGGGCTCCTCCTGAAACAAAGCCATATGCTCCAGGG GAAAATCTTCAACACTGGCTCACTGATGCTAAGGCCAGGGACCAGTTTGTGATTCGTGCTGGTTCAGATACTGAGGTTTTGTGGAATGATGCAAGGCATTTGAAGCCTGATCCTGTTTATAAGCGGGCT TTTTGGACAGAAAGTTTTGTCCAATGGTCTCCTCTGGGGACATACTTGGCCACTGTTCACAGACAGGGGGCAGCTGTCTGGGGAGGTTCTTCAAGCTTTAACAGACTCATGCGATATGCACATCCTCAG GTAAAACTTATTGATTTTTCACCCGGTGAAAAGTATCTGGTAACTTATAGTAGCAATGAACCAAGCAATCCCCGAGATGCCAAT AGGGTTGTGATAAATATATTTGATGTGAGAACTGGCAAGGTGATGAGGGACTTTAAAGGTAGTGCCGATGATTTTGCAGTTGGAGGGGCTGGGGGTGTCACAGGAGTTTCATGGCCTGTTTTCAA GTGGAGTGGTGGAAGAGATGATAAATACTTTGCAAGGATGGGAAAAAATGTACTCTCTGTGTATGAGACCGAGACCTTTTCTCTCGTTGACAAGAAGTCTCTGAAGGTTGAAAATATAATGGATTTCTGCTGGTCTCCAACTGATCCAATTATTGCTCTCTTTGTTCCTGAGATGGGGGGTGGAAACCAGCCTGCGAGG GTGAGTCTGATCCAAGTCCCCAGCAAAGAAGAACTCAGGCAGAAAAACCTTTTCAGTGTCAGTGACTGCAAGATCTACTGGCAAAGCAATGGAGACTACCTTGCTGTTAATGTAGAACGctatacaaaaacaaaaaagagcACATACACAGGATTTGAGCTTTTCCGAATAAAAGAACGAGACATACCTATTGAGGTATTGGAGCTTGAAAATAAGAATGATAAGATCATTGCATTTGCTTGGGAGCCAAAAGGCCATAGGTTTGTGGTTATTCATGGTGATAACCCTAAGCCTGATGTAAGCATTTATTCCATGCGCACTGGTCAGAATAGCCGAGTTTCAAAACTCACTACTCTGAAAGGCAAGCAAGCAAATGCTCTATTTTGGTCGCCTGCAGGTCGTTACATTGTACTAGCTGGGCTGAAAGGATTCAATGGGCAGTTGGAATTTTACAATGTTGATGAACTTGAAACCATGGCTACTGCTGAACATTTTATGGCAACAGATATTGAATGGGATCCAACTGGAAG GTATGTCGCAACTGCTGTGACATCAGTTCATGAAATGGAAAATGGTTTCAATATATGGTCTTTTAATGGCAAACATCTATATCGGATTCTGAAGGATCACTTCTTTCAG ttCTTGTGGAGACCAAGGCCACCATCTTTCTTGAGTCCCGAGAAAGAGGAAGAGATTGCCAAGAATTTGAAGAAGTACAGCAAGAAATATGAGGCAGAAGATCAAGATGTCTCGCTGCTGTTGAGTGAGCAAGAACGTGATAAGCGGAGGATGTTGAAAGAAGATTGGGACAAGTGGATCCATGAATGGAAGCGGATCCACGAGGAGGAGAGCTTACATAGACAGAAGCTCAGGGACGGGGAAGCTAGCGATGAAGAGGAAGAGTACGAGGCGAAGGACATTGAAGTGGAGGAAGTCATTGATGTATCAGAAGAGGTCCTTCACCTTGAGTACGGTCAAGAGTGA
- the LOC137821459 gene encoding 3beta-hydroxysteroid-dehydrogenase/decarboxylase has translation MAAQDKWCVVTGGRGFAARHLVEMLIRHNQYCVRIADLEDNISLEPAEQLGLLGQALHSGRAQYVSLDLRNKAQVLKALEGVEVVFHMAAPNSSINNYKLHYSVNVQGTKNVIDACVEQKVKRLVYTSSPSVVFDGVHGIHNGDETMPYTPSHNDHYSATKAEGETLVMKANGTNGLLTCCIRPSSIFGPGDRLLVPTLVDTARKGKSKFLIGDGNNVYDFTYVENVAHAHICAERALDSEGPVSEKAAGEAYFITNMEPMKFWEFVSVVLDGLGYERPRIKIPAAVILPIAHLVEWIYRLLGPYGMKVPQLTPSRIRLTTCSRTFDCSKAKDRLGYAPIVTMQEGLQRTIESYAHLKAENLPKTKREGPSKASKYLGSGRVADTLLWKDKKQTLITLLVLIAIYFNFIASENTIISALTKLLLFASIFLFIHGILPAKMLGYTVEKMPKSWFHLSEDMSRKFALSVASLWNIAVNVLKSLAEGNDWVLLLKVVVSLFVLSFLGAFSLQNLYTIGVTFAFIAFYVYELKEEDIDGIFIKTHSFSSKLKSDLTKKFLSSKKID, from the exons ATGGCAGCTCAAGACAAGTGGTGCGTGGTGACCGGAGGTAGGGGTTTCGCCGCTCGGCATTTGGTGGAAATGTTAATCCGGCACAACCAATACTGCGTTCGCATCGCCGATTTGGAAGACAACATTTCTCTCGAGCCCGCCGAACAGCTGGGGCTTCTCGGCCAGGCCTTGCACTCTGGCCGGGCCCAATACGTCTCCCTCGATCTCCGCAACAAGGCCCAAGTCCTAAAAG CATTAGAAGGAGTTGAGGTTGTTTTCCACATGGCTGCTCCAAACTCTTCCATTAACAATTACAAGCTTCATTATTCCGTTAATGTGCAAG GGACAAAGAATGTCATCGATGCTTGCGTGGAGCAAAAGGTGAAGCGACTCGTTTACACCAGCTCTCCCAGCGTGGTTTTTGATGGCGTTCATGGGATTCATAATGGTGACGAAACAATGCCTTATACACCTTCG CATAATGATCATTACTCAGCTACGAAAGCTGAGGGTGAGACATTGGTTATGAAAGCTAATGGGACTAATGGGCTCCTAACGTGCTGCATACGCCCCAGCAGCATTTTTGGGCCCGGTGATAGACTGTTGGTGCCTACACTAGTTGATACTGCCAGAAAAGGGAAATCCAAG TTCCTTATTGGCGATGGTAATAACGTCTATGATTTCACATATGTTGAAAATGTGGCTCATGCCCATATATGTGCTGAACGAGCTCTGGATTCAGAAGGGCCAGTTTCAGAAAAAGCTGCTGGAGAG GCATATTTCATAACAAATATGGAGCCTATGAAATTTTGGGAGTTTGTGTCAGTGGTATTGGATGGTCTTGGATatgaaag GCCAAGAATAAAGATCCCTGCTGCTGTTATCTTGCCCATTGCGCATTTGGTGGAGTGGATATATAGGCTGCTTGGCCCATATGGGATGAAGGTGCCTCAGTTAACCCCTTCAAGGATAAGACTCACGACCTGCAGCAGAACTTTTGATTGCTCAAAAGCAAAGGATCGTCTTGGCTATGCACCCATCGTGACAATGCAG GAGGGCCTGCAGAGGACAATTGAATCATATGCACACTTGAAGGCAGAAAATCTAcctaaaactaaaagagaagGTCCCTCAAAAGCTTCCAAATATCTTGGAAGTGGAAGAG TTGCTGACACATTGCTTTGGAAGGATAAGAAGCAAACTCTCATCACCTTGTTAGTCTTGATTGCAATATATTTCAACTTCATTGCATCAGAAAATACCATCATCAGTGCTCTGACAAAGCTTCTATTGTTCGCATCTATCTTTTTATTCATTCATGGCATTCTACCTGCAAAAAT GTTGGGGTATACTGTTGAGAAAATGCCAAAATCATGGTTTCACTTGTCAGAAGATATGTCACGTAAATTTGCTCTCTCAGTGGCCTCGTTATGGAATATTGCTGTGAATGTTTTGAAGTCCCTTGCAGAAGGGAATGATTGGGTGCTATTATTAAAG GTTGTTGTCTCTCTGTTCGTTCTTAGTTTCCTTGGAGCCTTCTCACTTCAGAACTTGTATACTATAg GAGTTACATTTGCATTTATAGCTTTCTACGTGTACGAACTGAAGGAGGAAGACATTGAtggcatatttataaaaacacatTCTTTTAGTAGCAAATTGAAATCTGATCTCACCAAAAAGTTTCTTTcttcaaagaagattgattga